The Lycium barbarum isolate Lr01 chromosome 9, ASM1917538v2, whole genome shotgun sequence genome has a segment encoding these proteins:
- the LOC132610133 gene encoding phosphoenolpyruvate carboxylase kinase 1-like isoform X3: protein MSEALKRNYQVCEELGKGRFGVVFKCYSPKTGEKFAVKSINKLVIADDSIDRQCIYNEAKIMQLVSPNPHIVRIEDVYEDDTYLDIVMELCESSDLFQRLETQRVFSESDAIAVMVPLMEAVTHCHKVGVAHRDIKPDNILFNDRNALKLADFGSAECFRHGELMSGVVGTPYYVAPEVLAGRDYNEKVDIWSAGIILYIMLAGIPPFYGDSTEEIFEAVLRANLRFPTRIFQSVSPAAKDLLRGMLCKDVSRRFSAEQVRRHPWITSNDETKEVDVIA, encoded by the exons ATGAGCGAGGCATTAAAGCGAAACTATCAGGTATGCGAAGAGCTAGGTAAGGGACGATTCGGCGTCGTTTTCAAGTGTTACTCACCAAAAACCGGCGAGAAATTCGCCGTCAAGTCAATCAACAAACTTGTCATCGCTGATGACTCTATTGATCGTCAATGCATTTACAATGAAGCTAAAATCATGCAATTGGTTTCACCTAATCCTCACATTGTTCGTATCGAAGATGTTTATGAAGATGATACGTACCTTGATATCGTTATGGAGCTGTGCGAGTCCTCTGATCTCTTCCAACGATTAGAGACTCAACGAGTCTTCTCTGAGTCTGATGCCATTGCTGTTATG GTTCCGTTGATGGAGGCAGTAACACATTGCCACAAGGTCGGCGTAGCGCACCGTGATATCAAGCCGGATAACATTCTGTTTAACGACCGGAACGCGTTGAAATTAGCTGATTTTGGCTCGGCTGAGTGTTTCCGCCACGGCGAGCTGATGAGCGGAGTGGTAGGAACACCTTATTACGTGGCACCTGAGGTTTTAGCCGGAAGAGATTACAATGAGAAg GTAGATATTTGGAGTGCGGGTATAATTCTGTATATAATGCTGGCTGGAATTCCTCCATTTTATGGTGACTCTACAGAGGAGATTTTTGAAGCTGTTCTTAGAGCAAACCTTAGGTTTCCGACGAGGATTTTCCAGTCTGTGTCGCCGGCGGCGAAGGATTTGCTACGTGGAATGCTATGTAAAGATGTTTCTAGAAGATTCTCAGCTGAACAAGTCCGTC GGCATCCATGGA
- the LOC132610133 gene encoding phosphoenolpyruvate carboxylase kinase 1-like isoform X2 — protein MSEALKRNYQVCEELGKGRFGVVFKCYSPKTGEKFAVKSINKLVIADDSIDRQCIYNEAKIMQLVSPNPHIVRIEDVYEDDTYLDIVMELCESSDLFQRLETQRVFSESDAIAVMVPLMEAVTHCHKVGVAHRDIKPDNILFNDRNALKLADFGSAECFRHGELMSGVVDIWSAGIILYIMLAGIPPFYGDSTEEIFEAVLRANLRFPTRIFQSVSPAAKDLLRGMLCKDVSRRFSAEQVRRGSERGLRRGDSNLHQQGESSVSQSTELLDSYHLRRLTCRDGCSKRPGCSPNTLDKKLQCIFRVNFLCSCTYINF, from the exons ATGAGCGAGGCATTAAAGCGAAACTATCAGGTATGCGAAGAGCTAGGTAAGGGACGATTCGGCGTCGTTTTCAAGTGTTACTCACCAAAAACCGGCGAGAAATTCGCCGTCAAGTCAATCAACAAACTTGTCATCGCTGATGACTCTATTGATCGTCAATGCATTTACAATGAAGCTAAAATCATGCAATTGGTTTCACCTAATCCTCACATTGTTCGTATCGAAGATGTTTATGAAGATGATACGTACCTTGATATCGTTATGGAGCTGTGCGAGTCCTCTGATCTCTTCCAACGATTAGAGACTCAACGAGTCTTCTCTGAGTCTGATGCCATTGCTGTTATG GTTCCGTTGATGGAGGCAGTAACACATTGCCACAAGGTCGGCGTAGCGCACCGTGATATCAAGCCGGATAACATTCTGTTTAACGACCGGAACGCGTTGAAATTAGCTGATTTTGGCTCGGCTGAGTGTTTCCGCCACGGCGAGCTGATGAGCGGAGTG GTAGATATTTGGAGTGCGGGTATAATTCTGTATATAATGCTGGCTGGAATTCCTCCATTTTATGGTGACTCTACAGAGGAGATTTTTGAAGCTGTTCTTAGAGCAAACCTTAGGTTTCCGACGAGGATTTTCCAGTCTGTGTCGCCGGCGGCGAAGGATTTGCTACGTGGAATGCTATGTAAAGATGTTTCTAGAAGATTCTCAGCTGAACAAGTCCGTC ggGGTAGCGAAAGGGGATTACGACGTGGGGATTCAAAccttcaccaacaaggtgaaagttcagttAGCCAgtcaactgagctactagattccTACCATTTACGTAGACTTACTTGCAGGGACGGATGCAGTAAGAGGCCAGGGTGTTCACCGAACACCCTagacaaaaaattacagtgtatatttagggtaaattttttgtgttcatgtacatatattaacttttga
- the LOC132610133 gene encoding phosphoenolpyruvate carboxylase kinase 1-like isoform X1 → MSEALKRNYQVCEELGKGRFGVVFKCYSPKTGEKFAVKSINKLVIADDSIDRQCIYNEAKIMQLVSPNPHIVRIEDVYEDDTYLDIVMELCESSDLFQRLETQRVFSESDAIAVMVPLMEAVTHCHKVGVAHRDIKPDNILFNDRNALKLADFGSAECFRHGELMSGVVGTPYYVAPEVLAGRDYNEKVDIWSAGIILYIMLAGIPPFYGDSTEEIFEAVLRANLRFPTRIFQSVSPAAKDLLRGMLCKDVSRRFSAEQVRRGSERGLRRGDSNLHQQGESSVSQSTELLDSYHLRRLTCRDGCSKRPGCSPNTLDKKLQCIFRVNFLCSCTYINF, encoded by the exons ATGAGCGAGGCATTAAAGCGAAACTATCAGGTATGCGAAGAGCTAGGTAAGGGACGATTCGGCGTCGTTTTCAAGTGTTACTCACCAAAAACCGGCGAGAAATTCGCCGTCAAGTCAATCAACAAACTTGTCATCGCTGATGACTCTATTGATCGTCAATGCATTTACAATGAAGCTAAAATCATGCAATTGGTTTCACCTAATCCTCACATTGTTCGTATCGAAGATGTTTATGAAGATGATACGTACCTTGATATCGTTATGGAGCTGTGCGAGTCCTCTGATCTCTTCCAACGATTAGAGACTCAACGAGTCTTCTCTGAGTCTGATGCCATTGCTGTTATG GTTCCGTTGATGGAGGCAGTAACACATTGCCACAAGGTCGGCGTAGCGCACCGTGATATCAAGCCGGATAACATTCTGTTTAACGACCGGAACGCGTTGAAATTAGCTGATTTTGGCTCGGCTGAGTGTTTCCGCCACGGCGAGCTGATGAGCGGAGTGGTAGGAACACCTTATTACGTGGCACCTGAGGTTTTAGCCGGAAGAGATTACAATGAGAAg GTAGATATTTGGAGTGCGGGTATAATTCTGTATATAATGCTGGCTGGAATTCCTCCATTTTATGGTGACTCTACAGAGGAGATTTTTGAAGCTGTTCTTAGAGCAAACCTTAGGTTTCCGACGAGGATTTTCCAGTCTGTGTCGCCGGCGGCGAAGGATTTGCTACGTGGAATGCTATGTAAAGATGTTTCTAGAAGATTCTCAGCTGAACAAGTCCGTC ggGGTAGCGAAAGGGGATTACGACGTGGGGATTCAAAccttcaccaacaaggtgaaagttcagttAGCCAgtcaactgagctactagattccTACCATTTACGTAGACTTACTTGCAGGGACGGATGCAGTAAGAGGCCAGGGTGTTCACCGAACACCCTagacaaaaaattacagtgtatatttagggtaaattttttgtgttcatgtacatatattaacttttga
- the LOC132610133 gene encoding phosphoenolpyruvate carboxylase kinase 1-like isoform X4 translates to MSEALKRNYQVCEELGKGRFGVVFKCYSPKTGEKFAVKSINKLVIADDSIDRQCIYNEAKIMQLVSPNPHIVRIEDVYEDDTYLDIVMELCESSDLFQRLETQRVFSESDAIAVMVPLMEAVTHCHKVGVAHRDIKPDNILFNDRNALKLADFGSAECFRHGELMSGVVGTPYYVAPEVLAGRDYNEKVDIWSAGIILYIMLAGIPPFYGDSTEEIFEAVLRANLRFPTRIFQSVSPAAKDLLRGMLCKDVSRRFSAEQVRRTDAVRGQGVHRTP, encoded by the exons ATGAGCGAGGCATTAAAGCGAAACTATCAGGTATGCGAAGAGCTAGGTAAGGGACGATTCGGCGTCGTTTTCAAGTGTTACTCACCAAAAACCGGCGAGAAATTCGCCGTCAAGTCAATCAACAAACTTGTCATCGCTGATGACTCTATTGATCGTCAATGCATTTACAATGAAGCTAAAATCATGCAATTGGTTTCACCTAATCCTCACATTGTTCGTATCGAAGATGTTTATGAAGATGATACGTACCTTGATATCGTTATGGAGCTGTGCGAGTCCTCTGATCTCTTCCAACGATTAGAGACTCAACGAGTCTTCTCTGAGTCTGATGCCATTGCTGTTATG GTTCCGTTGATGGAGGCAGTAACACATTGCCACAAGGTCGGCGTAGCGCACCGTGATATCAAGCCGGATAACATTCTGTTTAACGACCGGAACGCGTTGAAATTAGCTGATTTTGGCTCGGCTGAGTGTTTCCGCCACGGCGAGCTGATGAGCGGAGTGGTAGGAACACCTTATTACGTGGCACCTGAGGTTTTAGCCGGAAGAGATTACAATGAGAAg GTAGATATTTGGAGTGCGGGTATAATTCTGTATATAATGCTGGCTGGAATTCCTCCATTTTATGGTGACTCTACAGAGGAGATTTTTGAAGCTGTTCTTAGAGCAAACCTTAGGTTTCCGACGAGGATTTTCCAGTCTGTGTCGCCGGCGGCGAAGGATTTGCTACGTGGAATGCTATGTAAAGATGTTTCTAGAAGATTCTCAGCTGAACAAGTCCGTC GGACGGATGCAGTAAGAGGCCAGGGTGTTCACCGAACACCCTag
- the LOC132611609 gene encoding uncharacterized mitochondrial protein AtMg00810-like: protein MAYILLYVDDIILTASSNSLRCSIMTLIASEFAMKDLGPLNYFLGIHVTRHKDGKFLSQRKYAEEIIDRAGMSSCKATSTPVDTKLKVSSTSGAPYHEPTHYRSLAGAL from the coding sequence ATGGCATACATTttactttatgttgatgatattattcttactgcttcctcaAATTCTCTCCGGTGCTCCATTATGACTCTCATTGCctcggaatttgctatgaaggatctgggtcctttgaattatttccttGGCATTCATGTCACTCGCCATAAGGATGGCAAGTTTCTTTCGCAACGTAAGTATGCCGAAGAAATCATTGATCGAGCTGGGATGTCTTCTTGTAAGGCTACTTCTACTCCGGTTGATACTAAACTGAAGGTGAGCAGCACATCGGGTGCTCCATATCATGAGCCGACTCACTATCGCAGTCTCGCAGGTGCACTTTAG